From Meles meles chromosome 5, mMelMel3.1 paternal haplotype, whole genome shotgun sequence, one genomic window encodes:
- the HEBP2 gene encoding heme-binding protein 2 — protein sequence MAEVLEPDPATAERAAVQAVETPGWTAPEDADPQPGSYEIRHYGPAKWVSTSVESMDWDSAIQTGFTKLNGYVQGKNEKEMKIKMTAPVTSYVEPGSGPFSESIITISLYIPSEQQSDPPRPSESDVFIEDRAEMTVFVRAFDGFSSAQKNQEQLLTLASTLREEGKVFNEKVYYTAGYNSPFKLLDRNNEVWLIQKNEPSKENE from the exons ATGGCCGAGGTGCTGGAGCCGGACCCCGCGACAGCCGAGCGCGCGGCGGTCCAAGCCGTGGAGACGCCGGGCTGGACGGCCCCGGAGGACGCGGACCCCCAG CCCGGAAGTTACGAGATCCGGCACTATGGACCCGCCAAGTGGGTCAGCACTTCCGTTGAGTCCATGGACTGGGACTCAGCCATCCAGACTGGTTTTACAAAGCTGAACGGCTACGTTCAAGGCAAAAATGAGAAAG AGATGAAGATAAAGATGACAGCTCCGGTGACAAGCTACGTGGAGCCGGGTTCAGGTCCTTTTAGCGAGTCTATCATTACCATTTCCCTGTACATCCCCTCTGAGCAGCAATCCGATCCGCCCAGGCCTTCAGAGTCAGATGTCTTCATTGAAGACAGAGCTGAAATGACTGTGTTTGTACG GGCTTTCGATGGATTTTCTAGTGCtcaaaaaaatcaagaacaacTTTTGACATTAGCAAGTActttgagggaagaaggaaaagtttTCAATGAGAAGGTTTACTACACTGCAGGCTACAACAGTCCTTTCAAGTTGCTTGATAGAAATAACGAAGTGTGGTTGATTCAGAAAAATGAACCCTCCAAAGAAAACGAATGA